The Callithrix jacchus isolate 240 chromosome 7, calJac240_pri, whole genome shotgun sequence DNA window CGGCGCTCAGTGGGTGTTGGGGATGTGCAGTCCCTTACCTGTGTCGTGTAACTAATTTAAACTGATTTCTTCCCACCACATTCTCCTTTGTCTCACTATGGATACTTACACCCACAGCCAAGACCCAACCCACTGGCTCAgacacatgctctcttgcccacTTTCCCTGGAGTCCAAAGCCAGAACCAGGATCCCAGTAAGAGCAAAGAGTGAATGCCTTGTGCCTCATTCATGGTTTCCTTGGTCATTTCTCTCTGATGTTTAACAGCTCATTTGTTTCTCTGCACACCTCTTCTGTCTCATTCTTCtcatgtttctattattttttaatttcagtgaaaAGAATATTAATTGTACTGTTACATTAAATATCTCCCAAAtctctatatattatttttcattaatttaatgTCTACAGATATATGCATTTACACCATTTGCTATGTATATTATGTACATTTGGTGTGTATGCTAcgtagtgtgtatatatatgtgcaataGATCATATAATGATGCATGTTTCGTAAATTCTCCAGGTTTAGTCTTTCCCGGTTCTTTTCTCATCAgctgctgtaacctctgcctgtcTCACCTCTGTGTCCCATGGGCTGCCACCCTGCCAGGCCCTTCCACCCCCCCCTTCCTGTTTGGACTCAGCTCTGATTTAACTTTCACTCTTATAATCTCTTCCCTCCCCAAAGCACAGCCTACATACAGTGTGATTCCCTTGCTTTGGCCATATCTACCCTGAAGCTACTTGTGTTTCTTAATCTTtagtttcttgaatatttttgtgaATCGAGAGTGCCCTTGCCTCCTGGCACACTTGTCATTACTGAGTAATGTAAGaaaaatcaaccaaaaaaaaaatactaaagttaCTCTGTTGGCTTCCTTTCCCCCTTTGGACTTTCCTGTCCAAGGCCCCATTCGTGATTTGATGTTCTTTGGGTGGAAGAGAAAGTCACAGTAAGATCATAAATGCCACTGGATGCCATTggctgttgttttattttcagagctGGTTTTAGCCCCCTCCATTGCGATGAAGAACCCTCTGCAGATGGAAGATGATCCACTCGAAGGCTCATCAAACATCCAATGGCATCAAGTGCCTGGCAACATTGATGCCTCCAGTGTCCCAAAACCCAAgaacatcaaaagaaaattcCCTTTCAGCAAATGGATCTGTTGGCCTTTACGCTCAGGGTGCAGAGGTAATCACTTCTATGGCTCTGAGCTGCACTCacttcttatttctctctctctctatggtgACAGCCCATTCTCccactgctttttttcttccatttgttctcCCCAGGGGCTGCTGTAACCTCTGTCTGGTCTAACCCCAGTGTCCCATGGGCTTCCATCCTGCCAGGCTCTTTCTGTCCTCATCTCCTCATTGCTCTCTGAACCCTGCTCTATTCCTTCTTCTGCTGTCTTGAGGGTCCCTCTGGTGGCCACAGAAGAGCCAGGCCACCTTGTCCTCATCCAAGTACACAGTTAAGCTGTGGAACACAAGGTTCTTTGCTGGGAATTGCACACTCTCTTCAGAAATTATCTTTCCTCCCTGTATCCCCaactttattgtttctttctgcaGGGAGCATGGCTTTAATACATCATTTACACATAGGTTTTTCCCTTGAGTTGGCTTTGGAGGAACCTAGATAAGTCCACCCTTACTCGTCTCTTGTTCCTCTGAATGAGAAGTGTTAAAGCTGAGCACAGAGAGCTTCacttagaaaacaaaacttaaatcTTGGTCACAAGTGGGAATTCCCTACCAGACTGGAGCCAGGTTTGCCTTCAGCCCCAGATGTGCAGCCTTGTGACAATGTAGACGGAATTGCCAGGAACTCAGTATTCTCACCTCAAGGACTCATTTGTGCTGACATTAACTAAATGACATTTATGACATTCAAAATACATGCAGAGGACAGGACTTCAAATCTGCATACATCATGAGATATATCAGTCTAACCTCTCtccattttattctcatttccatttctacATGTTGTAAAGGGTCTAAAATGCAACTCAGATGAATCTTGAGGCCAGGGTAGATGAGAGAGAACTTTCTCGGTTAGCTTTGAGGAAAGTGGCTCCAGGACCTTCATTACTGAGTAATGTCATAACTTTTTGTtgataacaagaaagaaaatattaatgtcaCTCTGTTGGCTTTTCCTCCCCCTTTGGACTttcttgtccaaggccacattcctgatttcatgtcttttggGTGGTTTTAGCCCCATCTGTTGGGATGAAGAATGCTCCGCAGCTGGAAGATGATGCACTCGAAGGCTCAGCAGACACCACCCAAGGGCGTCAAGTTACTGGCAACATTCATGCGTCCAGTGTTTCAAAACCAAAGAACATTAAAAGaatactcccattcacgctgggtgcggtggctcacaccagtaagcccagcactttgggaggccgaggtgggcagatcacgaggtcaagggaccaagaccatcctggccaacatggtaaaaccctgtctctactagaaaaagcaaaaattatcccAGCGTTGTGGCActcgtctgtagtcccagctaactgggatgctgagacagaagaatcacttagaacacagaaggcagaggttgcagtgagccaagatcatgccactgtcctccagcctgcgcgaaagagtgagactccgactcaagaaaaaaagataaaaagaaaactcacGTTCAGCAACTGGATCTGTTGGCCTTCATGCTCAGGGTGCAGAGGTAATCACATCTATGGCTTTTAGCTGCACtcacttcttctttctctctatgGTGACAGCCCATTCTCCCActgctttttctcttccatttgttCTCCCCAGCAGCTGCTGTAACCTCTGTCTGGTGTCCAGTGTCCCATGGGCTCCCATTCTGCCAGGCCCTTTCTGTCCCCATCTCCTCATTACTTGacatcgggagttcaagaccagcctgaccaacatggtgagaccccatctttaaaataaataaataaataaaacatttaatttacaaTCTTGACAATTACTAAGTGTCTagttctttaataaaaaaaagaaatctgatcaGGCCTGCCTCTGCGGACCTTGTCATGATGTAGATTAATCTACATAGTACGCTACATTAATGTACCTATTGCCCCTCTACATAGGGTCTATGATGGTGGGCAATAGAAGGAAAATTTTGCATTTTGGAAAATTGGGTCCTTTCACCACTTTTTTAAAGCCGCATTTCCCCCATCTTTATAGTAATCTGGTCACATTGGCATTCACTGTCCCCAAGACCGCCTCCTGATTTTGGCTAGGTATTGTGAAACCAGCTCCAGCTCCTGAAGAAATGGTAGACATGGGGGTTATCTAGAGGAAGCCTTGCGGGACATGGTGTGAACCCTGCCACCATGGATGGAACGAGGGAAGCGGTAGCAGAGAGGCCAGAGCTGTCCCTCATCTGTCTCTTCACTGGACCCTTcacaagtgtttctcctgcccttAGGGCTATCTTCCTTCTCCTGAAACCCAGAGACTTCCTTGGTCATCCCTTCTCCTTTTCACCTCTGTTCTCCACAGCAGA harbors:
- the LOC108592765 gene encoding uncharacterized protein LOC108592765 isoform X2, whose product is MCVKVLNALCPGSLPQGSLQLFLPSSLSAQCTEHLPLCLLLHTGKDGCVSLRGPYLASSGLSCGPPYRTIWVQSYGSCPVFIFCLLHPRLSQELLEAKEQKASEDSLDDLYWALPVQGDLSDYHQPYSSASSSLENQLMCPAVDVASSTQATCPQGTWSGDLSPRLSKLQASQTQLDPSTLVPSFPQELVLAPSIAMKNPLQMEDDPLEGSSNIQWHQVPGNIDASSVPKPKNIKRKFPFSKWICWPLRSGCRAPSVGMKNAPQLEDDALEGSADTTQGRQVTGNIHASSVSKPKNIKRILPFTLGAVAHTSKPSTLGGRGGQITRSRDQDHPGQHGKTLSLLEKAKIIPALWHSSVVPANWDAETEESLRTQKAEVAVSQDHATVLQPARKSETPTQEKKIKRKLTFSNWICWPSCSGCRAAVTSVWCPVSHGLPFCQALSVPISSLLDIGSSRPA
- the LOC108592765 gene encoding uncharacterized protein LOC108592765 isoform X1 yields the protein MCVKVLNALCPGSLPQGSLQLFLPSSLSAQCTEHLPLCLLLHTGKDGCVSLRGPYLASSGLSCGPPYRTIWVQSYGSCPVFIFCLLHPRLSQELLEAKEQKASEDSLDDLYWALPVQGDLSDYHQPYSSASSSLENQLMCPAVDVASSTQATCPQGTWSGDLSPRLSKLQASQTQLDPSTLVPSFPQELVLAPSIAMKNPLQMEDDPLEGSSNIQWHQVPGNIDASSVPKPKNIKRKFPFSKWICWPLRSGCRAPSVGMKNAPQLEDDALEGSADTTQGRQVTGNIHASSVSKPKNIKRILPFTLGAVAHTSKPSTLGGRGGQITRSRDQDHPGQHGKTLSLLEKAKIIPALWHSSVVPANWDAETEESLRTQKAEVAVSQDHATVLQPARKSETPTQEKKIKRKLTFSNWICWPSCSGCRAAAVTSVWCPVSHGLPFCQALSVPISSLLDIGSSRPA